TGTAAAGAGATCTACATTGGCTGGACAGATGCCAATTTGGTAAGTCTCTTAATTATTAAActgatatttaaaagtaaattttatttcatttaatttgaatgtATTATTTATACTGGCGGTGGCGGATAATGCAGCGGACATTGGAAGTGATAACTATAGTTGCGAGCGCAACGCAGCTCATATGCACGGGTGCAATCCATGCTGGTGCTGAAGAATTTACTCCAACAACCCTTGCTGCCGGAACAGTTTGACTTGGAATTGCATTTTATCCCATGAACTGATGGACATTCTTTCTTTCATCATTGTCTTTTGTAGGAATGATTGTATACATTTGTTAtggcttttaaattttatttataataaaaaagatatttgttaaataaaagtTTAGTTTTGGATAATCGATACAATGTTAACCAGTtttcaatttcataatataacattttatttttatatatattataggttaatttttgttttatttttgcaaaatatcaaaactttttcttttatatttaatggaTTTTATGAGTATTTTAATATGAACATTGTTGCCTTGCGCTTAAAATGTATTATCCTCATATTATGtaaaaaaagaacagatatgatcgaatatataataaaattattcaaaaaattcaatacatcattcttttaaaattaatatatatataaattaatataatgataaaattatatgtagaccttcaaaatttataatctaaaattgttccccattttttatttcaccCCTTAAggaaatgtttaattaattttattattttgaattatcaaatattatgtaaaataaataattattatttttaaatgtgatttGGTGATATACTTTGAAATGAAGGTAACGTTACTTCATatagttttttcaatttcaaatattatatgattttggcaTTCATGgatgttaatatttttgcattatattttttaaactaatgaagtatttaaaattataatattgttaaaacttttgttaaattttatttagagtTTATAATGGATATTataggtaaataattattttaatttacatttataataattaattttttaattttcaactaaattataTCTTATAGCTTATAATATACAttgcaaaaaaatttataaaacacaaaatgcaaaactaatataagaactaaattacTTACGAGGACAtcctaaatatttatttctataataataTTGATATCAGTTTAAACCGAACTCAAATCGGACCCGATTTGACCCGTTTGGTAAACCACTTCCGGGCATGTAAACATATCCATTGTCGTTAGGGAATAGAGATGGAAGAAGCTAGGGCTAGAACTCTCATATCTAGAACAATGGTGGGATTGGTGATTGATGATAAGGATCCAAATTCCGGTTATATTAGCTAAATTACCCGCCAACCCatcaacaaattgaaaaggAATATAAGCCTTTCCATTATCTTCTCCCCCACCAAAACCCCCCAATGAACCGCACTCACAGTCCAATTCCAACGGTTAAATCCCCTTTCCATTTCGTGTTGAGCCCTAATTTCAAATCCCTAATCCACCCAACTGCTACCCGGATTTTAAATTTCCCTCCAAAGCATCCCAACCGTTTACCCCTTCTTTCATATTGCAGTAAATCCCCCAATTTTcgttttatttcaaagaaaaggaATTTCGAAGTCAAAGCATCAACCGGAAGTAACAATGGTGAAGCAGGGAACTGGGTGCGCTGGTTGCCCACTGGAGGTTTAGCAGCTGATAAAGTTTTGAGATTGATTTCAACTGCTACTTCGAGTCCCATTTGCCAGTTCATTTCTTCACCTACCACTTTTTTGCATTCAGTGGACCCTAGAATCAAATTGGTAAagatttacaatttcaatcttttatgattgtaaaatatgatgaaattggccaaattgAGTTCTTTGAATAGTTGGCTACTTGGTAatcttgatttctttttttgggGGGGACAGTTTTTATGGTTTAAGTTGCTTGTGGGTTGATTAGATTAGTTTCGTTATGGAGTGTCATGAATGAATAAGTTATttggcttcttcttttttttcttttttcttaatggGTTTTCCTCATCGCAATTTGGTAAATGTCCAGatgaagttataaaatattgtaaGTTCAGGAATTCACCTAAATATTTAGCTGAATGTTATAGCATTGTGAGTTGCCCTCAGGTTTTCTTTCTCTATGACTTATGCCTTAATCGTGCATGCTATTGGGAAAATATAGAGAGAATATGTGTAAACTTTGTTGTGAGAGTGTTTCCCAGTATCTTAGATACTAATCTTCATAATGCAGGTATGGCTATTGGCGTTAGTTGTTTTACCAGCACGTGCCCAAATAGCAGTTCGTTTTGGATTGGTAGCGTACATTGCTCTTTTGTCAATGTTGTTTCTCCCAAAAAATGTGTGGATGGTAAGGTTTTAAAGTTGTTAGCTGCTAGAGTGAAGtatgttttgataaattattcaGTTTCTCAATGCAACTTTCATGTTATTCCTTTGAACTTTTTCCTTAATGAACTTGATCAAGTTCAGCTTTTTCCTTAATCTAGTTTTGTAGTTAGTGATTATTTCTTTATGCCAAACGTTGGTATAGTTTATATTTACTTGTCAAAGGTTCTGTCATCTGCTGTCCAAGCACTGGTTTCAAAATATGCTATTGTTTAAAGACATCCTTTAAACTGTGACGGCTGTTGGTTGCTTACTCTGTTGCATTGTTGTTCTGTGCGCCTTAAACTGTGTTCCAAtctttcacatttcatttcaagTTTAACTTGCATAGTACTAGGAAACATTATGCCCGTACTAGTTGCATATAGTAAAATTTACCGATTAAataatcttttttaattctGGCATACTGAGTCCAGCAATTCTTGTAGGATCAATTGGGAAGGGTGTCACTACTTTGTGGAATTTTATTCGTATTGTCAGGGCTTGGTACTGATGGTGTACCACAACTTCTTCAGTCAAGAACCCCACCATCTTCACTGACAGGGTTGCCTGATCTTCCAAAATCATTAAGTGGCTATTCATATTTAATCATGAAGCTAGGACCATTACAGTTTACAAGGAAGGGATTGTCTGTTGCTAGCACAGCATCATGTTTAACATTCATTGTAAGTTGCTTGCTacataagtaaaaaaaaaatgatataacATTACTTTCAAAAACCTTCTACCACTTAAATAGGCAATTCTATAACTACTCAAATATGTATATGTCTTGCATAGTAGCTCAGACATATTGTGTTTGAGAAACAAATACTCTTAATTATTCTCAGTTAGGTCtctatttttttgaaagatcTTTCAAAGTGCAAGCCTTTGCTTAGCAACCACAACCCCAGAACAACTTGCATTTGCTTTGCGGTGGTTTATGCTTCCTTTGAGATATATTGGTGTCCCAGTGGCTGAAATTGTTCTTACACTCATGCTTTCATTGAGGTTTATCAATTTAGTGTTTGATGAGGTAAGAGAGATCATGTTGGTATTTCTTCATTCTATTTAGTaggaaaattttcttgtttcatGTTTGTGTTTGTTAATGCAGGATTAATCCTGCCAAACTTCATGTGTAAACAGGTTCGTAATGTTGCATTGGGGATTGTATCTCGTAGGATAAATTGGCAACACTTGACAATGAAGGAAACGATTGATAGTAAGAATATACACTAGACATGGAGCTCTCTTTCTATCTCTATCTCTTCATTGATTGTGTGTAGAGAAAAGATGGTTGTGGGGGTGGGAGAGTAGGTTTGTTATGGTTTTCAGCAGTACAAACTGAAGTTAATGGGCCATGataaagtttagggaaaaaaatcatcataatggctagcttttataaataaattgcaGATTGCACATATCTCCATTTTAAATACTTAGGAATTCAATGACAGTCTAGAACTACATATCTGACCTCTGCAGGAATGGTTAAATCATTATCATAGTATAGTAATGAAAATCTTTAGTGAAAACTTGCTGCTTCTTTACCTGTTTTTCCGGCTCTTCGTTTTTCTTGACGTACTAGTGTTCCCATGCATGGCTAGATATACGTATGAGAATATGACCCTtaagtacatggactaatttgcaaaaaattGTAGATACTTATGTTAGACACGTAATGACATTGACACCCAAGGATTGAGTAACATAGGCTTTTTTACTTGTAgaggaaaaatagaagaaaaaacaatgaaattttaggatcattaatggaaaattatatgattctttttAGGTGAAACAATCAGATTTAGGCACCAAACCCATAAgttaaaaacatgaaattatgGTTTTCAACAGGTTAACTCTTTAAATAGGTAATTCTATGAATATATCCTTTATAAGTTATAActtatttgttttcaaattatttttcaatatttatctgctttaaagattttaaaacttcATGTACAACATGTAATCTAGCAAAAACTTTTTGACTAtagagtttttatttcttttccctAGAAGttattttctatcatattgTGTGATTGACAACTACATTAGACAAAGGGGCTTTGTTTCTGCCTTATCCGGTTCTGATTTCATGTATTCCTCACCTATTGTTTCTTTGGGCTTTGATTCCAGTTTTTGCTTCCTACATTCAGCGGAtcttcaaaaacatttttaagcATGCAGAGCAAATCTCTCAGGTTCATATTCAGACTTAGCTCTTTTCAATGCTATTTCTCTTTGCAATTCCTGCTCCAGTTTTTTATTGGGCCAAAAGGAAAAACTAACATTTCACACATTCAGTCATTTTTCTCGTGCCTTTGATGGATTCATGATCGATCTTCCAAATGGATAAAGTTAAACATAAATGTTTGGGACATGTACCCATATTGAACACTCACTCTCGAACCTCAGTAATATAGCTTCCAATAAAGGTTTGTGCGTGCAATATCTGAGCAATTGAATTGGTTTTTAACAGGCAATGATAGTTAGGGGATTCAGGGGTGACAGTAATGCTCATAAGCTTTACTTCTTATCAGACTCATCAATTGGGATGGCAGATTTAATTGCCGTGGTATGCTTGATTGGTGTTACGAGTGTTGCCCTATTGTCCGAGTATTTACTTGTCTGATAAGTTATTAACTGTACCATCATCATCTCCTCACCTTGGTAATCTTCTCTCTCCAAAGTTGCTGTTGAGTGTtgaccttttttctttttaattttgtttttattttcatccaCCATCGGTGATGTGTATGATGTAAATGGTTTTGCAGATGAACAGTTAAGAAGAGTTATGCAGTTGATTGAAGTCGTGATACACAATCAATTGGTAGTGATCACAGATACAGATAATGGATGTTAAAAACAGACTCTTCAACAGCCTTTTGGGGCTCATTGAATATTCGAAGTATTTGTAAGTTGCTATACATTATGGCATATTATTTATGCATAAAGAAAGTAGAGCATTATATTCATTAACGATATCACGcttaattatatcaaattttctactttagtatttaaattttgattaacatATATTTCAAGTCTATATTCTTTTTGAACATTcagaatttaatctttttacttctatttcaattaatttaatctttgtatttttaaatttaaaatgcaagtttaattgttaatatttttaaaattattcatttaaatcCAACAtcattttaaagtatttttgcAATTACCAGATgagcattttttattttaaaatatatttattggaTTTAATTGAACTTAAACTTAGAagtttaaaaatagagaaattaaatttttagaaataaaagtagaggaattaaatttaagaagcaaattttaaccttaaatacTTTTTTGCCCATTTTAGTACTTTAATTTTGTCCGCCGATTTAGCACTTTAAGTAAACGGTATTAAAGAAACGGGAGGACGTGTGGAGCCTATCAAAACGTGTCACATGgcaaaaaatatcaatttggaTACACTTGATTGAAGGAAGCTTAAATTTCAAACAGAACAGCAGAGAAACAAATTACATCTGCAATTAGATTGATAAGAAAAAACATACTCTTACATCTAATTTGAAACATATAACTACACAGTGCCTGCTAATATGTATACAGCAAAACAGCATTCAAAGTTAAAACTACATTAGCAGAACAAGTTGAAAATAATCAGTGACAGATTTACACAGTGACAAACATATTGCAACGCTAAAAAACATGACAcgatttgagtgaaaattatCAGAAAGTGGAACTAACTGTAACCTAATCAACAAGAAGGTTTAAGAGTGAAAACAACAATGACCGAAACTGACCGAAACAGTGAGGAAAGTTTGTAGCTGAACATGCAAAAACTCCATCAGTAGCCCAAATTGGGAGTTATACTTTTCGACAAACAATGCAACCTGCAGCCCAtcttaaagatttaattaaatgaatcaTATTCCAAATCAAGTACTCCTTTTACGTTCCTATCTGtaaagattaaacaataatatacaTGAGCAGATGAGCATCTTTAAGACCACTCTCCTTGGCTGCCTAAAGGTGAAAAAGGCTAAGTGCCATCAAGTCATTCAACCTTTAGCTTGAAGATACAAATTGTGAAACAAGTTACAACTAAACATCACAAACATATAGTCCAATCCACGTTTGCAGCAACCAAGACAAAAGGATAGAGATTCCATCGTATCAGCAGACTAATTGAGGTTAATATATCAATCAACTATGATGAAAGGAACTATTCAAGATCCTAAACCAATATATATTCTCGTCCTACAAATTCAAGTAATTCAATATGATGAAACTAAACCAAATGGATGAACCAACAGAGAAGGCACAGAATAATTACAAATGCAAAAGAAGAAAGTTCAAATTCACCTTTATCTTTGTTAGCTATTGACACCATTCATCTATGCTGATTGACTACAGTCGGCGAAACAAGGCTCTCTTCATAGACTTCTTGTTGATCAATATAAGAAAAAGCATCATAAGGAAACATGGGAATCCTGAACATATTCTTCTCGGGATTGTACAGAAGCATATTCACCTCAAAACGCAACAAGATCTCACCACTTTTCGATACAGATAAAGGTGTCAAAAACATTTCATACCCAGGAATCGGTGTGTATGGAATAGTAACCAGCTTAGTCCAAGACTCTCTCTTTCCATATTCTTTCATAACCCAAACCTCAGCATACAATCTCCCATAACTACAAAGCACACATAGACATCCATCCAAGACCCCTAATATCCTTTCACCTGCACCGTTGCCATAGCACGGTTGGGTCACTTCCTTATACGTCTCCTGAGCCAAATCAAGGGAGACAATAGTACACGAAAAATCCCTATATTGTCTACTTAAAACAGCCCAATTCAAAGTCCCATCCACATGTTTCCCAGCTTCACTAAAAGGGACCCCAAACGGGAAATCCTGAATCCTTCTCCAACAATTAGTTCTCATTGAATAAACCCTAACTATACTCTCGTAACCATCTTCAAAGCCCTTACTTTGATAACAAAAAACCCTAACAACTTTATAATCATCACCGGAAGCATCAAAACCAAACCCATAAACAGTATAGCAACCCCTCCttttcttaaaccctaaatcaggCAACCTTTTGGAAACCCTTAAAGTCGGGTTTAATAAAAGGACTGTATCTTCTCTAATAGCTATGCAAATCAAGCCATTACATGAGCCCACAATCCAATCATAACGAGAAGCTTTCTTCGATGGGTATTCGATTTCCGTGGTATTAACATTTGGGTCTTCGAATATAGACTTAAGGGAGCATGATTTGATGCTGGATCCAGTTTGGATGCTTGAAGTGTTTATTAAGACTCGCTTTTTGGAGAATTCGGGGTCGTTTTGGGCTCTTTTGAGGTGCTTTTTGATGAAGAAATTGTCAGCTATGAGGGATTTCCAGGGTTTGGAAACACACCTGAAACGGAGGAGGGATTGAACGGGCAAATTCAAgaggatttcaaaaattatttcttgAGGAAACGACTGCGGAGGAAGGCTGCCGTTTCTCGACCGTTTGGGGGATTGAGCAGAATCGTCGCTTTTGCGTTGCGGTGATTCAGGGCGGTTCCGTTTCTGAGTTTGTTCATTAGAAGAAGTCGAGGGCAGTTCTTGACTCGGCGAGCCGAGTCGTTGATTTGGTTGGGTCGGGGTTGGTTCTTGGTTTTCCATTTCCCGGAACTTATTTGTTCGAATCACTGTCACACTGTAGTGGAGCAtctaaaaaaaaaggagaagggAAAACTGTGTTCggtcatttatatatttatatatattaatttaataggttaaaatatgcttcaaGTCCCTACACCAttcatacatttgaaatttagtccctctacttttatttctaagaatttaGATCATTCAtttttcagttttcaaaattcagatttaattattaaatactcTTAAacttcttttgttaaattcagtgatgtaacatttaaaaaaaattatatgtaatttatGCTCTGAACTTGTTCAAAATGCAAGCCACGACCTGAGGACAATTGGTATTTGTTTTGCGATATTTTATGCTTCCTTTGAGATATCTTGTTCTTACACTCATGCTTTCTTTGAGGTTTATCAATTTAGTGTTTGATGAGGTAACAGAGATCATGTTGGTATTTATGCATTCTATTTAgtaggaaaattttattgtttcatGTTTGTGTTTGTTGATGCAGGATTAATCCTGTCAAATTTCATGTGTAAACAGGTTCGTAATGTTGCATTGGGGATTGTATCTCGTAGGATAAATTGGCAACAATTGACAATGAAGAAAGCGATTGATAGTAAGAATATACACTAGACATGGAGCTCTCGTTCTATCTCTCTCTCTTCATTGACTGTGTGTGTAGAGTGTTAGAGTTAATATGGTCAAACCCGTTGTAAGTCTGTTAGCGGTTAGTCTGTTAGCAGTTAAGCTGTTACTTAAAGTTGTTAGCAGTTAGAAAGTTAGCTGTAGCGTCAGTCAGCTTCAGCCCTCGTGCATGTATAAATACATGCAAACCTGCATGTATTAAgatagtttttgttttaataaaaaaatgaattcattCTTGATTTCTTCTTATAATCTTACAGTGGGGAGGGGGGTGGAGAGTAGGTTTGTTACGGTTTTCAGCAATACAAACTTAAGTCAATGGGCCATGataaagtttagggaaaaaaattCAGCAAAATGGCTAgctttcataaataaattacagATTGCACATATCtctattttaaatacttaggaATTCAATGACAGTCTAGAATTACATATCTGACCTCCCCAGGAATGGTTAAATCATTATCATTTTATAGTAATGAAATTCTTTAGTGAAAACTTGCTGCTTCTTTATCTGTTTTTCCGGATCTTCGTTTTTTTCTTTATCTGTTCCCATGCATAGCTAGATATACGTATGAGGATATGACCCTTcaagtacatggactaatttgcaaaaaattGTAGATACTTACGTTAGACACATAATCACATTGACACTCAAGGATCGAGTAACATATGCTTTTTTACTTGTAgaggaaaaatagaagaaaaaacaatgaaattttagGATCATTAATGGAAAATTATATGATTCTTTTGTGGTGAGACAATCAGGTTTAGACAACAAACCCAGAAGttaaaaaacaagaaattatgATTTTCAATAGGTTAGCTCTTTAAATAGGTAATTCTATGGATATATCCTTTATAAgttataacttatttattttcaaattattttcaatatttatctgctttaaagattttaaaactttatgtACAACATATAATCTAGCAAATACTTTTTGACTATAGAGTTTTTAGTTCTTTTCCCTAGAAGTTTTCTATCATATTGTGTGATTGACAACTGCATTAGACAAAGGGGCTTTTTTTCTGCCTTATCCGCTTCTGATTTCATGTATTCCTCACCTATTGTCTCTACGGGCTTTGGTTCCAGTT
The window above is part of the Gossypium raimondii isolate GPD5lz chromosome 9, ASM2569854v1, whole genome shotgun sequence genome. Proteins encoded here:
- the LOC105800329 gene encoding protein ABCI12, chloroplastic isoform X2 — encoded protein: MNRTHSPIPTVKSPFHFVLSPNFKSLIHPTATRILNFPPKHPNRLPLLSYCSKSPNFRFISKKRNFEVKASTGSNNGEAGNWVRWLPTGGLAADKVLRLISTATSSPICQFISSPTTFLHSVDPRIKLVWLLALVVLPARAQIAVRFGLVAYIALLSMLFLPKNVWMDQLGRVSLLCGILFVLSGLGTDGVPQLLQSRTPPSSLTGLPDLPKSLSGYSYLIMKLGPLQFTRKGLSVASTASCLTFIIFQSASLCLATTTPEQLAFALRWFMLPLRYIGVPVAEIVLTLMLSLRFINLVFDEVRNVALGIVSRRINWQHLTMKETIDIFASYIQRIFKNILSMQSESLRFIFRLSSFQCYFSLQFLSPFFC
- the LOC105800329 gene encoding protein ABCI12, chloroplastic isoform X4 gives rise to the protein MNRTHSPIPTVKSPFHFVLSPNFKSLIHPTATRILNFPPKHPNRLPLLSYCSKSPNFRFISKKRNFEVKASTGSNNGEAGNWVRWLPTGGLAADKVLRLISTATSSPICQFISSPTTFLHSVDPRIKLVWLLALVVLPARAQIAVRFGLVAYIALLSMLFLPKNVWMDQLGRVSLLCGILFVLSGLGTDGVPQLLQSRTPPSSLTGLPDLPKSLSGYSYLIMKLGPLQFTRKGLSVASTASCLTFIIFQSASLCLATTTPEQLAFALRWFMLPLRYIGVPVAEIVLTLMLSLRFINLVFDEVRNVALGIVSRRINWQQLTMKKAIDSKNIH
- the LOC105800329 gene encoding protein ABCI12, chloroplastic isoform X3, producing MNRTHSPIPTVKSPFHFVLSPNFKSLIHPTATRILNFPPKHPNRLPLLSYCSKSPNFRFISKKRNFEVKASTGSNNGEAGNWVRWLPTGGLAADKVLRLISTATSSPICQFISSPTTFLHSVDPRIKLVWLLALVVLPARAQIAVRFGLVAYIALLSMLFLPKNVWMDQLGRVSLLCGILFVLSGLGTDGVPQLLQSRTPPSSLTGLPDLPKSLSGYSYLIMKLGPLQFTRKGLSVASTASCLTFIIFQSASLCLATTTPEQLAFALRWFMLPLRYIGVPVAEIVLTLMLSLRFINLVFDEVRNVALGIVSRRINWQHLTMKETIDIFASYIQRIFKNILSMQSESLR
- the LOC105800329 gene encoding protein ABCI12, chloroplastic isoform X1 translates to MNRTHSPIPTVKSPFHFVLSPNFKSLIHPTATRILNFPPKHPNRLPLLSYCSKSPNFRFISKKRNFEVKASTGSNNGEAGNWVRWLPTGGLAADKVLRLISTATSSPICQFISSPTTFLHSVDPRIKLVWLLALVVLPARAQIAVRFGLVAYIALLSMLFLPKNVWMDQLGRVSLLCGILFVLSGLGTDGVPQLLQSRTPPSSLTGLPDLPKSLSGYSYLIMKLGPLQFTRKGLSVASTASCLTFIIFQSASLCLATTTPEQLAFALRWFMLPLRYIGVPVAEIVLTLMLSLRFINLVFDEVRNVALGIVSRRINWQHLTMKETIDIFASYIQRIFKNIFKHAEQISQAMIVRGFRGDSNAHKLYFLSDSSIGMADLIAVVCLIGVTSVALLSEYLLV
- the LOC105800331 gene encoding F-box/kelch-repeat protein At3g23880 encodes the protein MLHYSVTVIRTNKFREMENQEPTPTQPNQRLGSPSQELPSTSSNEQTQKRNRPESPQRKSDDSAQSPKRSRNGSLPPQSFPQEIIFEILLNLPVQSLLRFRCVSKPWKSLIADNFFIKKHLKRAQNDPEFSKKRVLINTSSIQTGSSIKSCSLKSIFEDPNVNTTEIEYPSKKASRYDWIVGSCNGLICIAIREDTVLLLNPTLRVSKRLPDLGFKKRRGCYTVYGFGFDASGDDYKVVRVFCYQSKGFEDGYESIVRVYSMRTNCWRRIQDFPFGVPFSEAGKHVDGTLNWAVLSRQYRDFSCTIVSLDLAQETYKEVTQPCYGNGAGERILGVLDGCLCVLCSYGRLYAEVWVMKEYGKRESWTKLVTIPYTPIPGYEMFLTPLSVSKSGEILLRFEVNMLLYNPEKNMFRIPMFPYDAFSYIDQQEVYEESLVSPTVVNQHR